The Bos indicus x Bos taurus breed Angus x Brahman F1 hybrid chromosome 13, Bos_hybrid_MaternalHap_v2.0, whole genome shotgun sequence genome includes a region encoding these proteins:
- the PARD6B gene encoding partitioning defective 6 homolog beta: MNRGHRHGAGSGCLGTMEVKSKFGAEFRRFSLERSKPGKFEEFYGLLQHVHKIPNVDVLVGYADIHGDLLPINNDDNYHKAVSTANPLLRIFIQKKEEADYSAFGTDTLIKKKNVLTNVLRPDNHRKKPHIVISLPQDFRPVSSIIDVDILPETHRRVRLYKYGTEKPLGFYIRDGASVRVTPHGLEKVPGIFISRLVPGGLAQSTGLLAVNDEVLEVNGIEVSGKSLDQVTDMMIANSRNLIITVRPANQRNNVVRNSRTSGSSGQSTDTSLPSCAPPPEPSLEPGEDDSDDDEDIVIEDSGEPRQIPRAAPSAESLQSLTQVELSFESGQNGFIPANEVSLPPVASGAGTEFETRAPDQKLLEEDGTVITL, translated from the exons TTTGGAGCTGAATTTCGTCGGTTTTCGCTGGAAAGGTCAAAACCTGGAAAGTTTGAGGAGTTTTATGGATTACTGCAACATGTTCATAAAATACCCAATGTTGACGTTTTAGTAGGCTATGCAGACATCCATGGCGATTTACTACCTATAAATAATGACGACAATTATCACAAAGCTGTTTCAACGGCCAACCCACTGCTTAGGATCTTTATACAGAAAAAGG AAGAAGCAGACTACAGTGCCTTTGGTACAGACACACTAATCAAGAAGAAGAATGTTCTAACCAACGTGTTGCGGCCCGACAACCACAGAAAAAAGCCGCACATCGTCATTAGCCTGCCGCAGGACTTCCGACCTGTGTCTTCCATCATCGACGTGGACATTCTCCCGGAAACGCACCGCCGGGTGCGTCTCTACAAGTACGGCACAGAGAAACCGCTGGGCTTCTACATCCGGGACGGGGCCAGCGTCCGGGTGACCCCGCACGGCCTGGAGAAGGTCCCGGGCATCTTCATCTCCAGACTCGTGCCGGGGGGCCTGGCTCAGAGCACGGGGCTGCTGGCTGTCAATGACGAAGTCCTGGAGGTGAACGGCATCGAAGTCTCCGGGAAGAGCCTCGACCAGGTCACCGACATGATGATCGCCAACAGCCGCAACCTCATCATCACCGTGCGGCCGGCCAACCAGAGGAACAACGTCGTCCGGAACAGTCGGACTTCGGGCAGCTCTGGCCAGTCGACCGACACCAGCCTCCCCAGCTGCGCGCCGCCGCCGGAGCCCAGCCTGGAGCCGGGGGAGGATGACAGCGACGACGACGAGGACATCGTCATCGAGGACAGCGGGGAGCCGCGGCAGATCCCCAGGGCAGCGCCCAGCGCCGAGAGCCTGCAGTCGCTCACGCAGGTAGAGCTCAGTTTCGAATCTGGGCAGAACGGTTTCATCCCTGCCAACGAAGTGAGCTTACCACCAGTAGCGAGTGGCGCCGGCACCGAGTTCGAAACGCGTGCTCCAGATCAGAAACTCTTAGAGGAAGATGGAACGGTCATCACACTATGA